ATCTCTATCAATGTTACTAGGTTTTCCTATATCAGCTATGCCGAATAAATTCAAAAGCGCGCTTCTTAGCGCGACACCCTCACCCTCTTTAATAGTGAGAAAATAAATGAAATAGGAAATTCTAGCGTAGTTGTCTGACAAATCCTCGATTGGTATAGGCAACTCCCCGAGAAATTTATTCAGCCGTTCCCTAAGTTCATTTTGTTGCGGTTGGGAGTTGATGGAGGACATAATTCATGCCAACTGATGTTAACTCTATATTTTGTCTTCCAGAGCGTTTTATATAGTGAGTATATTTAATCGTATCTGCTATGGTAACCTCTAAATTAGCTGGTATTTTTGTTATCTTTCTTAGTTCCAAATAACAATTTTTTAAATCTTCAACGGTAAAAGTTTTTTTATCTAAATTTTCGTTAAGATAATAACCGAAAAGGGCAATTTTATCATAATGAGTTGATGGCTTTTTTTCTTGGTACAAAGCTAAAAGATCTCCGCCACCCGTAGGAGATACCTTGCCCGTAAGATCCTTTTCTGGCGCCAACTTTTTAGGGGCAATTACCGAATCGTTCAAAAATTCTTTTTTAAGAACGGCGAGATGTTTTTCAATAAACCTTGCGTCACCCTCAATGAGAATCTCGAGATCACCTTTTTTTATTTGTATTTTATTCATATTTTTTGATTAGAATATCGAGTTTTAACGAAAATTCTTCGTCACTTTCAGTATACGCCTCAATTGTATATTTTCAATCCCTCTTATTACGAGCTGACTACTTTTTATTGAAAAGCAAACTATCGCAACCTATCAATATTGTTTTTCAGCAAAACCTTAACGGCTTCTAAATCTTCTTTTTGATTGATTAAAAAGCTCGCCCATTTTTTCTCATTATCATACGTATAAACCCAGAAGAATTTTCTGCGAGGGGAGATATAGGCGAATACTCGGCCAGAAACTTTAGCCGACATATCATATTTCGTAGGCTCAATAGTGATGTTTGCGGCATCCCAACCCCTAATCTCCTCAATCAAATCATTGGCAATCTTTCTCATGTCTAAGCTGGTGATGTATTCAAGTCTGTCTTTAAGGTCGTATGCTTCCACTGTTTCGGGAGTTGATGGGATGCTTACCTCGGAGAAAACGACGGTTATTTCTTTCGAATCTTCGAATGTAATGCACTTGTAAGCG
This genomic window from Patescibacteria group bacterium contains:
- a CDS encoding endonuclease NucS, with the translated sequence MKQYKSIEVSEKQLEDLVRQGASLIEEGVRYVDHQRSTERGPLDVLMVDSGNALVVAELKVVEDDTMLVQGMDYYDYISKNIEGISRVYKDYHIDPGQTARLFLIAPSFSISLINRCKWIDIPISLFAYKCITFEDSKEITVVFSEVSIPSTPETVEAYDLKDRLEYITSLDMRKIANDLIEEIRGWDAANITIEPTKYDMSAKVSGRVFAYISPRRKFFWVYTYDNEKKWASFLINQKEDLEAVKVLLKNNIDRLR